The nucleotide sequence TGATGCGGCGGCAGTTGGACGACATACGTGCGACGGGCGATGAGCCGCTGGCCGTTCTGACCGCATCGGAACCGGACATCTACGGACGGTTCGGGTACGGCGCCGCCACGCAGAACGCCTACGCCGAGATCGACACCACCCAGGTGCGGCTGACCGTCCCCGAGGGCACCGACGACGTGCGGCTGCGCGTGGTGCCCCCGGAGTCGGCCGTCGAGACGTGCGAGGCCGTCTACGCCCGGCGGGTGTCCGCCCGGCCGGGCATGCTGGCGCGGCGCCCCGGCTGGGAGCGGCTGTCGCTGCTGGACCCGCCCGGCGAGCGCGAAGGCGCGTCCCCGCTGCGCTGTGTGCTGGCCGAGTCGGACGGCGAGGTCAGCGGCTATGCGCGCTTCGCGGTCAAGCCCGACTGGGATCTGGCCGGGCCGAAGGGCACGGTCATCCTGCGTGACCTGGAGGCCCTGGACCCGGCGTCCTACGCGGCGCTGTGGCGCCTGCTCTTCGAGCTCGACCTGACCTCGGTGATCCGGACCGGTTCCCGCCCGGTCGACGATCCGTGGCAGCACCTGGTCTCGGACATCCGGCGGTGCGGCGTAAGGCTGCGCGACTCGCTGTACGTCCGCCTGGTGGACGTGGGGGCCGCGCTCGAGAGGCGGACGTACACGACCCCGGTGGACGCCGTCCTGGAGGTCACGGACCCCTTCTGCCCGTGGAACGAGGGGCGCTGGCGGCTGAGCGGCGACGCCAAGGGCGCCTCCTGCGAACGGACCCAGGACGCTCCCGATCTCCGGCTGGGCGTACGGGAGCTGGGGGCGGCGTATCTCGGTGGGGTTTCGCTGACCGCGCTGGCGGGTGCGGGACGCGTCCAGGAGATCCGTCAGGGCGCCCTTACGGAGGCAGCGACGGCTTTCGCCTCCCCGGTCGCCCCATGGTTGCCCCACGGCTTCTGACGGCTTCGGGGCGGCGGACGCGGCCCTGAGGGTGAGCGGCCCGGCGGCCGTTTCAAGGGCGCTGCCTTGCGGCTGCTGCCTTACGGTCGCCGCCTTACGGTCGCCGCCTTACGGTCGCCGCCTTACGGCCGTCGCCTTAGGGCCGCTGGCAGTCAGGGCACCAGAAGAGGTTGCGGGCGGCGAGATCGGCGGTACGGATCTCGCCACCGCAGACATGGCAGGGCTGTCCGGCGCGCCGGTAGACATAGACCTCACCGCCGTGGTCGTCCACGCGCGGCGGGCGGCCCATCGCCTCGGGGGTGTGCTCGGGGCGGACCGTGTCGATCCGGTTGTTCCGCACTCCCTCGCGCATCAGCGCCACCAGGTCGGCCCAGATCGCGTCCCATTCGGCGCGGCTCAGCGCACGGCCGGGCCGGTAGGGGTCGATGCCGTGCCGGAAGAGCACCTCGGCGCGGTAGACGTTCCCGACGCCGGAGATCACCTTCTGGTCCATGAGCAGCGCGGCCACGCTGACCCGGCTGCGGGAGATCCGGGTCCAGGCCCGCTCGCCGTCGTCCGCCGGGCGCAGCGGATCGGGGCCCAGCCGGTCGTGGATCGCCTGCTTCTCCCCGTCGGTGATCAGCGCACAGGCGGTCGGGCCGCGCAGATCCGCGTAGCCCTCGGGGTTCGCCAGCCGCAGCCGGACGGTGTCGGTGGCGGGCGGGGCGGGGGCCGGGCCGAAGGCGTACGTACCGAAGAGCCCGAGGTGGACGTGGACCCAGCCGGTGGCCGCGAAGTCCAGGAAGAGGTGCTTGCCGTGGGCCTCGGCGTGGTGCAGCGGCTGGCCGTCGATCAGCCCGGCGCCGTCGGCGAACTTCCCCTGTGGGCTGGTGGCCCGGACGGGCCGGCCGCCGAAGCTCTCGAGGTGGTCGGCGGCCAGCCGGTGGATCGTGTGCCCTTCGGGCATCAGTCGCCTTGCGGGTGGTGGGCCGGGATGGGCGGCAGCTCGCCGGTGGTCTCGTAGGCGCTGAGCATCTCGATGCGGCGGGTGTGCCGCTCCTCACCCGAGTACGGGGTGTTCAGGAAGATCTCGACGAACTTGGTCGCCTCGTCCTGCGTGTGCATCCGGGCGCCGACGCTGATCACATTGGCGTTGTTGTGCTCACGGCCGAGGGCCGCGGTCTGCTCGCTCCAGGCCAGTGCCGCGCGCACCCCCTTGACCTTGTTCGCCGCGATCTGCTCACCATTGCCGGATCCGCCGATGACGA is from Streptomyces hygroscopicus and encodes:
- a CDS encoding ribose 5-phosphate isomerase; this encodes MRVYLGSDHAGFEFKNHLVEWLNAAGHEPVDCGPHVYDSQDDYPPFCLRAAERTAADPESLGIVIGGSGNGEQIAANKVKGVRAALAWSEQTAALGREHNNANVISVGARMHTQDEATKFVEIFLNTPYSGEERHTRRIEMLSAYETTGELPPIPAHHPQGD
- a CDS encoding DNA glycosylase; the encoded protein is MPEGHTIHRLAADHLESFGGRPVRATSPQGKFADGAGLIDGQPLHHAEAHGKHLFLDFAATGWVHVHLGLFGTYAFGPAPAPPATDTVRLRLANPEGYADLRGPTACALITDGEKQAIHDRLGPDPLRPADDGERAWTRISRSRVSVAALLMDQKVISGVGNVYRAEVLFRHGIDPYRPGRALSRAEWDAIWADLVALMREGVRNNRIDTVRPEHTPEAMGRPPRVDDHGGEVYVYRRAGQPCHVCGGEIRTADLAARNLFWCPDCQRP